From Afipia carboxidovorans OM5, one genomic window encodes:
- a CDS encoding GntR family transcriptional regulator, with the protein MKKKTSKRRTSAARANHATLTDLAYSELEEIIVTLQIPPGTVLSERTLMQRLKIGRTPTREALQRLAHDGLVVIIPRRGIMVSEINLQKQLRLLEVRREIERLMARLAAERANDEERKEFAELAKNMVKAAKSADDIEFMRLDQRFNGLIANAAHNEFARRSIGLMSATSRRFWYQHYQRVADLPLAATLHAKVAKAIADRDPKGAADASDRLIDYIEDFARKTLDT; encoded by the coding sequence ATCAAAAAAAAAACTTCAAAGCGGCGCACCTCTGCAGCGAGGGCTAACCACGCGACCCTGACAGACCTCGCCTATAGCGAGCTCGAAGAAATCATTGTTACTCTGCAAATTCCCCCCGGCACGGTGTTGTCGGAACGCACGCTGATGCAGCGCCTGAAGATCGGGCGCACGCCGACCCGCGAGGCCCTGCAGCGCCTCGCCCACGATGGCCTCGTCGTGATTATCCCGAGACGCGGCATCATGGTCTCCGAAATCAACCTGCAGAAACAGCTCCGCCTGCTCGAGGTTCGCCGCGAGATCGAACGGCTGATGGCCCGCCTCGCCGCCGAACGGGCGAATGACGAGGAGCGGAAGGAGTTCGCCGAGCTCGCCAAGAACATGGTGAAAGCCGCCAAGAGCGCCGACGACATCGAGTTCATGCGGCTCGATCAGCGCTTCAACGGCCTCATCGCCAATGCCGCGCATAACGAATTTGCCCGCCGCTCGATCGGTCTGATGAGCGCAACCTCCCGCCGGTTCTGGTATCAGCACTATCAGCGGGTTGCCGACCTGCCGTTGGCGGCGACGCTCCATGCCAAGGTCGCCAAGGCGATTGCGGACCGTGACCCGAAGGGCGCAGCCGACGCCTCCGACCGCCTGATCGACTATATCGAGGATTTCGCACGCAAGACGCTCGATACCTGA